From the genome of Patescibacteria group bacterium:
TCGCTTATGGGTTAAAACTTGTTTAAAATATTTTAAAGTAAATTTCGGGCTTAACGGCTCTACTCCCAAACTCCGGCCAATGCTTTTTAATTCACCCAAGGAAACTAATTTTATCCAGCCAAATCTCCTGACATCGTTAAAATACAAAGCGCTTTTATCGTTAAATCTAAAAATAACCCTGGTAAATTTATTAGGCAGCTCTTGAGCTTGATTTAAAATCGGGTGGCCGCCGGCGATTATTTTGGTTTTTATTTTATATACCAGCTGGCCGGTCATTTTAAGGTGGACTATTAAGCTTAACTCGCCCAAATCAATAATTATCATCTTGGCCCGGCGCTTAACCGCTTTGATTTTTTTGCCAACCGCCTCCTTGATTTTTCCGCCGGACAGCTGAAAAACTTTATGATCAAGCGATTCAATACCGATAATTTTTTTATTTTTAAGTCCCCTGTTTAAATCGCGGACGATAGTTTCTACTTCCGGCAGCTCGGGCATAATTTTTAAATTTCTAATTACTCTAATTACTAATTAATCTAATTAAACCCCAATGTCCAAGCGCTAATGTCCAATAAAATCTTAAGCCCCAAATCCTAATTTATTTTTTGGGATTTAAAATTTGGAATTTTTTTGGTCATTGGGTATTGGGATTTAGTCATTTATTAGAAATTAGATATTAGGAATTATAAATTATTAATTTTGTTTACATAATGATCTCTCCTTCACAATTGTTCTTATCTATCCCGGCGGCGTTGGCTTCATCCGTATCAATATGCATGGCCAGCTTAAAATCCGGGCTGACTCTGACTAAAACATTTTCAAAAAGTAAATCACGTTCGCCGCTCGTGTCAACTTTAACGCGGTCATAATTTTTTACTCCAATTTCAGCGGCGGTCGCCGGATCAATATGGATATGCCTTAAAGCTAAAATCAAGCCCTGCTTTAATTCAAGCTGGCCGCGCGGACCGATAACTTTAATGCCAGATGTTCCGACTAAATTACCCGAATCTCTAATCGGCGGCTCTAAGCCGAGCGCTTTAGCATCAGTTTCCGATACCTCTATTTGCGTTTCTTTGCGGCAGGGGCCAAGAATTCTGACTTTTTCTATCTCCCCTCTCGGGCCGATAAGCTTAACGGTTTCATTGGCCGCGAACTGCCCGGGCTGGGATAAATCTTTATATTTTGACAAGGCAAAGCCGGCGCCGAATAAAACGGCCGTATCTTCGCATGATAAATGAATGTGGCGAGCCGATATTTCAATAGGTACTTTCATAATAATGCTATTGGTTAAAGGTCTTTTTTGCTTAATAAGCCGTTTTGCGCCCCGGGGATGCTAACTACCGAAGCGGCGTTTCTTGAAGCTAAATGCAAGGCTTTTTTTATGTCTTGCTTATATAATTCCAGTCCGGCGATAAAAGCCGAACCGAAAGAATCGCCCACTCCAGTGGTATCGGCGCGCTGTTTTTCTTTTATGATCGGCTGATGATAAATTTTATTTTCGCAAATCGCGTCGGCGCCGTCCCGTCCGCCGGTGATAACAACGATTTTAGGGCCGTAAGAACTTAGAGCCAAGAGCAAATTTTTTACATTATTTAAAAAGGCGCGGCTCTTAGTTTTATATTTTTTATCTGACATGACTAATTCTATGGCTTCGTCTTTATTAACAATCAAGCAGGTTGTATTTTTAAAATATTTCCCGATGCCAGAGAGGCCGGTTAAAATCTGCCTATGTCCCGGGTTCCAGGCAATCTTTTCATTTTTCACGGAGAAAATCTTTTCTAAATTTCTTTTCCATTCCCCGGATAAAGAGGTTAAATATATCCACTCGCTTTGATATAGAGTCTCAACTTCAAAATTATTAATGGTTAATTCGCTGTTGGCCGCGCGATTGGAAAAAACAATATGCTCGTTAGTCGGCCCGACCAATAAAAAAGAAAAGCCGGTCTCAATTTTTTTAACTTTTTGCACTAAAGTTATGTCAACGCCATGGGCTTGAAAATTATTTAAAATTCTTTGGCCGCGGGCGTCTTCGCCGATGGCCGAGAGGCAAGCCGCCTTAAAGCCGAAGCCGGACAAACAAACCGCGGCGTTAGCCGCGCCGCCGCCGAAACTGGAAAAAGACTTATCAACCTTAATTTTGGCGCCATATTCAAAAGCCAATAATTTCTGCCGGGTCAAATCTTTCTTGTTGTTGATTAAAATACCTTCGCTGGTATAAAAAGTAATGTCCTCGGTCGCCCCGCCTATGGTTATAACATCGTATTTCATAGAAAAATTGTTAGTATTAATATATTTATATTATAACATATAAAAACCCCCTTTAACAAAGGGGGTAAATATAATTTAAGGATCGCATTATTTCTTTAATAACTCTTTAGTAAATTTCTTTATCTCCGGGCCGATATCATCGCGGTCAAAAGCGTATTTCAGCATGGTCTTCATGTAATTAAGCGGGTCGCCGGTGGTCAGCCATTCGCCGCCCTGCACTTTTTTAGCGTAAAATTTACCGCCTTGCTTAACATACTGCTTAATAGCGTCAACTATCCAAAGTTCGTTGCCCTTACCCAAAGGCAAATTTTTTAAAACATCCACGACATCCTGGTTTAAAATCATGCGGCCGAAATCGGCCAGGCGCGACGGCGCTTCTTTAACGCTCGGCTTTTCAACTATATCCTGAATCTGCATAGTGCCTTTTTTAACTTTAACGATGCCGTAGCGGACAACATCTTCTTTGCTCACTTCCTGCACGCCGATCATCAGATGGCCGGTTTTATTATAATCATCGGTCATCTGCTTGGCGAAAGGCACTTTTGATTTTACCAAATCATCGCCCCAAACGAACATAAACGGCTCGCCTTTGACAAGGCTGGCCGCGGATAAAACCGGCGTGCCGTTGCCGTACGGTCCTTTTTGCCTGACATAAATAAAATTGGCGAGGTTAGCTATTTTTTTTACCTCTTCCATTAATTTATCTTTGCCGGCTTTTTTTAAATCATCAATCAGCGCCCAATTATAATCAAAATGGTCTTCCAAAGGCTTTTTATCCCATTTAGTGACTAAAATTATATCCTCAATCCCGGCCGCCACTAATTCTTCAACCACTAACTGGATAATCGGCTTATCAACGATCGGCAGCATTTCTTTAGGCATGGCTTTAGTCGCCGGTAAGAGCCTAGTGCCCGAGCCGGCCACGGCCACGATAGCTTTTTTTATTTTTTGCATAATATTAATTTATAATCAAAATATTTTTATCCCGCTAGCCGGAAAAAAGTTTTTAACTTATCCCCCATTTTTTTAAATATTTAAGCCAGGAAATTATATGATGCCAGGCAGTTAGGCTGGTAAAAAATTTATACCAGGCGACGCGCGCGCTTTGCCGGGCATGATTATGGATAATCATGGCTTGCGGATTATAGACGACTTTCCAGCCGGCCTGCCAAAAACGCTTGCATAAATCAGTGTCCTCAAAATAAAGAAAAAACTTTTCATCGTACAGTCCGATTTGCCTAAAGGCCGAAGCGCGGCAGAACAAAAATGAGCCTAAAAGCCAATCCACTTCGCGCAGGCTGTCTTTATTATAATCCTTATATAAAAATCTGTCTAAATCTTTTTTGCCAAGTCCAATTTTCCCTAAAGGGGTGCGCCTGAAAAGCGGCGTCATTAATCCGGGCCAGCGAAAGCAAGAAGCCTGGATAGTCTTATCAAGGTTAAATTGCTTAGGCCCAACTACACCGGCTCCGGGATTATTTTCCAGGTAATTAAACAGCTTTAAAAAAACATCTTTGCCGGCCAAAGTATCCGGATTCATAATCACGATATACTTCCCTTGGGCGATCCTCGCGCCTTTATTATTAGCCGCGCCCAAGCCGATATTTTGGCCGTTCATGATAAATTTAATATCTCCGAATTGCTTTAAATCATCGCCTTTTAAATCGCCGGAATAATTATCTACGATTATAATTTCATAAGCCAAGCCGGGCCAATCAGCTTGCCTGATAGACCGGACGCAGTTCAGAGTTAAATCTTTGGACTTATAATTTACTATAACGATGCTGATATCCATAATAAAAAATTACCACGCAATTAAAAACCTTACTGCCCGCCAATATATATTAAAAACCACGTTGGAAATCTCCAGCTGCTTGCTGTTAATCTCTTGATACCAGATCCTGCCGGAAAATAATTTTACTATATCTTTGTCTTTAACTTGCCTTAATTTTTGAACCCGTTCGCGGGCTTGCCTGATATAGCGCCAATTTTTTAAGCTTAAAAAATATTTGTAAACCCCGAGCTTTTCCTTAAACCAGCCTTTGCGCGCGGCAAAAAATAATAAGCCGAGTTCCATGGCAACCAGCGCGGGAAAAATCAATATTAAAGTAAATAAATGATAATTTTTCAGCATGGCGATAAGGCGATTGCGGTCCATCCAATAATATTTTTTAATGCTGCGGGAAAACTCGTATTTATGGTAAACCACGGCTTCGCGCGCCAAAATACACTTAAAGCCGGCCAGCCATAGCCGCCAGCCCAGATCCTGATCTTCATTATACATCCAAAATTCCTCATCAAACAAGCCGACTTTTTCTAAGGCCTCGCGCTTAAATAAAACCGCCGCGCCGGACGGGTAGCAAATTTCATTTGTCATTTGGTCTTTTTTATCCGCCATTTCTTCTCCATAGCCTTGGCTATACCCGAAACCCAAAAAATGCGTAATATTGCCTAAGCTGTTTATTTTATTTTTATCGCTATAAAGCATTAATCTCGCCTGCACCGCGCCGATTTTACCCCCTTTAGCAAAGGGGGCTAGAGGGATTCTATTTTCTTCTGCTTCTCGCACCATCTTCCCGACGCAATCCGCCTCTAAAACCGTATCCATATTGAATAAAATCACGTAGTCAAATCCCCGCTCTAGCGCTAATTTCATGCAATCATTATTCCCTTTGGCAAACCCGCCATTATTTTTATTTCTGATTATTTCCGCTTCCGGCGCCGCTCGCTTTAAAAAATCATAGCTTTCTTCCGTGCTTTCATTGTCAGTTATAAAAATTTTCATTTCGCCAGCGTAAGCCTGCTTTTTTATGCTAGCGGCACATTCCGCCAAATATTTTTCGGCGTAATCTTTATAATTCGGACTGATTATTATGGCAACTTTTTTATTCATAAGTTAAAATTGTCATCGCGAGCCGCGCTGATTTATTCCAGCGGACTTACTATCTCTCTTAATTTATTATTCGCCACTTTGGTATAGATCTGCGTGGTTTCCAGCCGCGCGTGGCCCAATAGCTCCTGTATATACCTTATATCAGTTCCGCTTTCAAGTAAATGAGTGGCGAAACTGTGGCGCAGGCTATGCGCGGATATATTGGGCTTTACTTTAGCCAAGCGCGCCGCCTCGCCCACTATTTTTTGAATTGTGCGCACGGTTAATTTTGTTCCGGCGGGCTGGCTTTCAAATAAAAAAGTCAGCGGCTGATATTCCAGTAAATATTTTTCAATATTTCTTAAAGTCTGATCGGAAACTATCGTTATCCTGTCTTTGGCGCCTTTGCCATGCCTGACCGTAATAATCCTGCGGAAAAAATCAATATCATTGATTTTCAGATCAACCGCTTCGCTGACTCGGAGCCCTGAACCGAATAATATTTGGATCATCAATTTATGCTTAATATTATCCAAAACGTTTATCATCATTACTACTTCATTTTTACTAAGCACAACCGGAAGCTTTTTTTCGCTTTTTGGCCGCTTAATTCCGATTTTTGAAATAAAAAAACTCCTTTGCAATACGCCTTCGTAATAAAATTTGAAAGAATTGATGGCTAAATTAACGGTTGATGATGATTTACCGAGATTAAACAAACAATCAATATAATCCCGCAAGTCTTCGGAGTTTATCTCTCTCGGGCTTTTATTTGCAAATCTAAGCAATTCTTTGTTATAATAAAGATAAGCTTGAATAGTTTTCGGGCTGAAATTGCGTATCCTCATTTCCCGAGCTAAATTAAACATCGGATCCTTGCTTGGATATTGATAATTTCCGTTCATAAACGGTTCTGGTTAGAAATTTATATTATAATTTTAACTAATTTTAAATAATTAATCAACAAGTTCGCATATAACTAGTTATACGCCATTTTGAAAAGCCCCCTTTATTTTTTTAATAATTTTGGCAATTCTTTTTGGGGTCGAAGTATAACTGGAATTTATAGATAAGTATTAATAAATTAATATTAAAATTATGAAAGAACCAACAATGCCAGGGATGGAAAATAAAGGAGAGAAAAAATCCTGGGAAGATTTATCAAAAGTAGAAAAAACAGCTGAAGGTTATAAAGCTAACAGT
Proteins encoded in this window:
- the mutM gene encoding bifunctional DNA-formamidopyrimidine glycosylase/DNA-(apurinic or apyrimidinic site) lyase, whose product is MPELPEVETIVRDLNRGLKNKKIIGIESLDHKVFQLSGGKIKEAVGKKIKAVKRRAKMIIIDLGELSLIVHLKMTGQLVYKIKTKIIAGGHPILNQAQELPNKFTRVIFRFNDKSALYFNDVRRFGWIKLVSLGELKSIGRSLGVEPLSPKFTLKYFKQVLTHKRKTTIKQFLLDQKYIAGIGNIYADEALFAARLKPVRRVETLRPDEIKKLWLMIPKILRYAIKYRGTSFNDYVDARGQAGNFVKYLQVYGRAGEKCRNCGGIVRKMKLGGRGTHWCDRCQK
- a CDS encoding phosphate propanoyltransferase produces the protein MKVPIEISARHIHLSCEDTAVLFGAGFALSKYKDLSQPGQFAANETVKLIGPRGEIEKVRILGPCRKETQIEVSETDAKALGLEPPIRDSGNLVGTSGIKVIGPRGQLELKQGLILALRHIHIDPATAAEIGVKNYDRVKVDTSGERDLLFENVLVRVSPDFKLAMHIDTDEANAAGIDKNNCEGEIIM
- a CDS encoding PfkB family carbohydrate kinase, with translation MKYDVITIGGATEDITFYTSEGILINNKKDLTRQKLLAFEYGAKIKVDKSFSSFGGGAANAAVCLSGFGFKAACLSAIGEDARGQRILNNFQAHGVDITLVQKVKKIETGFSFLLVGPTNEHIVFSNRAANSELTINNFEVETLYQSEWIYLTSLSGEWKRNLEKIFSVKNEKIAWNPGHRQILTGLSGIGKYFKNTTCLIVNKDEAIELVMSDKKYKTKSRAFLNNVKNLLLALSSYGPKIVVITGGRDGADAICENKIYHQPIIKEKQRADTTGVGDSFGSAFIAGLELYKQDIKKALHLASRNAASVVSIPGAQNGLLSKKDL
- a CDS encoding UTP--glucose-1-phosphate uridylyltransferase, translated to MQKIKKAIVAVAGSGTRLLPATKAMPKEMLPIVDKPIIQLVVEELVAAGIEDIILVTKWDKKPLEDHFDYNWALIDDLKKAGKDKLMEEVKKIANLANFIYVRQKGPYGNGTPVLSAASLVKGEPFMFVWGDDLVKSKVPFAKQMTDDYNKTGHLMIGVQEVSKEDVVRYGIVKVKKGTMQIQDIVEKPSVKEAPSRLADFGRMILNQDVVDVLKNLPLGKGNELWIVDAIKQYVKQGGKFYAKKVQGGEWLTTGDPLNYMKTMLKYAFDRDDIGPEIKKFTKELLKK
- a CDS encoding glycosyltransferase family 2 protein, with amino-acid sequence MDISIVIVNYKSKDLTLNCVRSIRQADWPGLAYEIIIVDNYSGDLKGDDLKQFGDIKFIMNGQNIGLGAANNKGARIAQGKYIVIMNPDTLAGKDVFLKLFNYLENNPGAGVVGPKQFNLDKTIQASCFRWPGLMTPLFRRTPLGKIGLGKKDLDRFLYKDYNKDSLREVDWLLGSFLFCRASAFRQIGLYDEKFFLYFEDTDLCKRFWQAGWKVVYNPQAMIIHNHARQSARVAWYKFFTSLTAWHHIISWLKYLKKWGIS
- a CDS encoding glycosyltransferase family 2 protein, which codes for MNKKVAIIISPNYKDYAEKYLAECAASIKKQAYAGEMKIFITDNESTEESYDFLKRAAPEAEIIRNKNNGGFAKGNNDCMKLALERGFDYVILFNMDTVLEADCVGKMVREAEENRIPLAPFAKGGKIGAVQARLMLYSDKNKINSLGNITHFLGFGYSQGYGEEMADKKDQMTNEICYPSGAAVLFKREALEKVGLFDEEFWMYNEDQDLGWRLWLAGFKCILAREAVVYHKYEFSRSIKKYYWMDRNRLIAMLKNYHLFTLILIFPALVAMELGLLFFAARKGWFKEKLGVYKYFLSLKNWRYIRQARERVQKLRQVKDKDIVKLFSGRIWYQEINSKQLEISNVVFNIYWRAVRFLIAW
- the xerA gene encoding site-specific tyrosine recombinase/integron integrase; protein product: MNGNYQYPSKDPMFNLAREMRIRNFSPKTIQAYLYYNKELLRFANKSPREINSEDLRDYIDCLFNLGKSSSTVNLAINSFKFYYEGVLQRSFFISKIGIKRPKSEKKLPVVLSKNEVVMMINVLDNIKHKLMIQILFGSGLRVSEAVDLKINDIDFFRRIITVRHGKGAKDRITIVSDQTLRNIEKYLLEYQPLTFLFESQPAGTKLTVRTIQKIVGEAARLAKVKPNISAHSLRHSFATHLLESGTDIRYIQELLGHARLETTQIYTKVANNKLREIVSPLE